A genomic region of Oryza glaberrima chromosome 1, OglaRS2, whole genome shotgun sequence contains the following coding sequences:
- the LOC127782325 gene encoding flowering-promoting factor 1-like protein 1, which yields MSGVWVFKNGVVRLVEKQQATAGTAVAGGRRKALVHTPSGQVVSSYAALEARLTALGWERYYEDPSLFQFHKRGSLDLISLPADFSAFSSVHMYDIVVKNRDSFRVVDA from the coding sequence ATGTCAGGGGTTTGGGTGTTCAAGAACGGGGTGGTGAGATTGGTGGAGAAGCAGCAAGCGACGGCGGGGACAGCGGtggcgggagggaggaggaaggcgctGGTGCACACGCCGAGCGGGCAGGTGGTGTCGTCGTACGCGGCGCTGGAGGCGCGGCTGACGGCGCTCGGGTGGGAGCGCTACTACGAGGACCCCTCCCTCTTCCAGTTCCACAAGCGCGGCTCCCTCGACCTCATCTCCCTCCCCGCAGACTtctccgccttctcctccgtCCACATGTACGACATCGTCGTCAAGAACCGCGACTCCTTCCGCGTCGTCGACGCCTAA
- the LOC127782314 gene encoding zinc finger CCCH domain-containing protein 5: protein MEPYAAAEGGGGGGGGGGGSTDTGLEESMWRMGLGGGGGGGGEAVAAGRLPERPGEADCVYYLRTGACGYGENCRYNHPRDRAAAAVLNGGGKTTHSAEYPERPGQPVCEYYMKNGTCKFGSNCKYDHPREGSVQAVMLNSSGYPLRSGEKDCTYYVKTGHCKFGSTCKFHHPEIGGVSETPNMYPPVQPQPISSSHPYQHLAGWQMGRPPVLPGSFLSGSYPPMMLPSTVVPMQGWNPYISPVNQVASAGGHQTVQAGPFYGLSHQGPSAAVTYGSQYAPLSSSTMPSSSSKQEPAFPARPGQPECQYYLKTGSCKFGSACKYHHPQYLNTPKSNCMLSPLGLPLRPGSQPCAYYTQHGFCKFGPTCKFDHPMGTLSYSPSASSITDLPIAPYPLNYAVAPVAPPSSSSDLRPEYLLTKEFSANQSASPGTTCGPAGAMLKAYAPHMLIRPQTSGAGGMVTTHGGEL from the exons atggagccgtacgcggcggcggaggggggaggaggaggaggaggaggaggtggaggcagcACCGACACCGGGCTCGAAG AGTCGATGTGGAGGATggggctgggcggcggcgggggtggcggaggggaggcggtggcggcagggagGCTGCCGGAGCGGCCGGGGGAGGCGGACTGCGTCTACTACCTCCGCACGGGGGCTTGCGGCTACGGGGAGAACTGCCGCTACAACCACCCGCGCGatcgcgccgccgcagcagtg TTAAATGGAGGTGGGAAGACCACACATTCGGCAGAGTATCCAGAACGGCCGGGGCAACCAGTTTGTGAG TACTATATGAAGAATGGAACTTGTAAGTTTGGCTCTAATTGCAAGTATGATCACCCAAGGGAAGGCTCTGTGCAAGCAGTCATGTTAAATTCCAGTGGATACCCTCTACGCTCA GGTGAGAAAGATTGTACCTACTATGTCAAAACTGGCCATTGCAAATTTGGATCTACATGTAAATTCCATCACCCAGAAATTGGTGGAGTTTCAGAGACACCTAACATGTATCCACCAGTTCAGCCTCAGCCTATCTCTTCCTCTCATCCATATCAACATCTTGCTGGCTGGCAAATGGGGAGGCCTCCTGTTTTGCCAGGATCATTTTTATCAGGCTCATATCCACCAATGATGCTCCCGTCCACAGTCGTACCAATGCAGGGATGGAACCCTTACATT TCACCTGTGAACCAAGTTGCGTCAGCTGGGGGGCATCAAACTGTTCAAGCAGGGCCGTTTTATGGCTTATCGCACCAAGGGCCTTCTGCTGCAGTCACTTATGGCAGTCAGTATGCACCGTTATCTTCTTCAACCATGCCTTCAAGTAGCAGTAAACAAGAACCTGCCTTTCCTGCGCGACCTGGGCAACCTGAATGCCAGTATTATCTGAAGACAGGGAGTTGTAAATTTGGATCTGCATGCAAATATCATCATCCTCAGTATTTGAATACACCTAAGTCTAACTGTATGCTGAGTCCTCTTGGTCTTCCTCTTCGGCCG GGTAGCCAACCATGTGCTTACTATACACAGCATGGATTTTGCAAATTTGGTCCGACTTGCAAGTTTGATCACCCAATGGGTACTCTAAGCTATAGCCCTTCAGCGTCATCGATTACTGATTTGCCTATTGCTCCCTATCCCCTCAATTACGCTGTTGCTCCTGTGGCTCCACCTTCATCTTCTTCTGATTTGCGGCCAGAATACCTTCTAACCAAAGAGTTTTCAGCCAACCAGTCAGCGTCACCTGGTACTACATGCGGACCTGCTGGAGCAATGTTAAAAGCGTACGCTCCACACATGCTTATCCGACCTCAAACTTCTGGAGCTGGTGGCATGGTTACAACTCATGGTGGAGAGCTCTAA